The Triticum aestivum cultivar Chinese Spring chromosome 6D, IWGSC CS RefSeq v2.1, whole genome shotgun sequence genomic sequence AAAGTAAATCACGATAGTAGATTCATTTCCATCCTTATATATATGGACCATGCCCCCAACGCAGCAAAACCATCTCACAGCACTGCCTACTGCTCACTTCGTCGACATCATTCACACCCACGATGGATAAGAACACGGCCCAGGTCCGCGCGGTCACGCTTCTCCTCCTCATCATATGCCTCCTAGCTACCCAGGCGCGATGTAATAATCCCTCTTGATCCCGCTTCGTTGATCATGGCGCTGCTTATAGTTACTCAATTACTTACTATCTGTTGCCACATATGCAGGCCGGACCATGGACGATGGCGGCGAGAAGATCAGTTTGCCCTACGGGCTGTGCGTCCACGATAAGACGTCGTTTGCCTGCAAGGGCGAGCGCTGCTACTGCTGTCGCGTGGCCGTGGAAGTTTGCTATTTGTCGATGGACGAGTGCATGAAGGAGTGCGTCAAGAAAATGgggccgccgccggcggccgggGGCGGTGGTGGCAACGCCTCTCCGATAGCTTAGCTACCTTGTTCTTCAAGACAAAATGTATAATCCACCGAGGATGGATGTTTTTGAAATAAGATACGAGTATCGACCACTGGTTTCCTACTTCTCTTGCGAGCGGCGTCATAAGCTTCTGCACAATCTCTTTTTTTTTACGGGGGTGCTTCTGCACAATCTTTGATCGCCTCTAGATCAGAACCtactgcttcgccgccggcttcctcgtgTTGCTCGGTCACCAGACGTACCTTACTATCAGGAACTAGAACTAAACGACGAGAGTAAGTCATAGTTTAAAAAGCCAAACTGGTAATATCTAATTCATATACATAATTAAAAAATGTGTTG encodes the following:
- the LOC123142881 gene encoding uncharacterized protein produces the protein MDKNTAQVRAVTLLLLIICLLATQARCRTMDDGGEKISLPYGLCVHDKTSFACKGERCYCCRVAVEVCYLSMDECMKECVKKMGPPPAAGGGGGNASPIA